From the Clostridiales bacterium FE2011 genome, one window contains:
- a CDS encoding lamin tail domain-containing protein, translated as MDKNPNTEGRRAVSRATKLRRRKIRMNFILLAGFAALIAIVILVTPKEPTRRATYSIGTESGLVGDNTGEVIGAYDGLVISEIMSSNNTAVTDENGKYADWIEIWNSTDHIINLEGLGLSDRGDRIKFLFPNISLEADGRVVVFCDNTNKANVNQALHAKFKLSSAIETVYLYDQNAYLIDSCKYPIMTSDESYALTVNGFEVVSWFSPGYENTEEGNRMYRESISVSDGSIVINEVMADPITGLRDDDDELCDWVELYNTTNREISLAGLGLSDNEGKPLKWRFPDNATIPANGYYIVLCTGKDRMDRVKNAPHTNFKISAERETIVLADSQGHVLDRIMIDNLPLDCSWGRNEYGQMQVFQTPTPSLPNNRSGEIQMDINLRAMNKTGVYISEVMASNDSVQVYPNSAAGDWVEIYNSGRETVDLSGWGLSDRLDHGRKWQFPTGTSISPGEYKVVMCDSANDKNTNQEPHAAFKVGKLKMETITLTDPTGRVLDKVNLPEMRTDVSYGRTPGMAGLFYYDTPTPLQQNGNGFTGYAEKPSFTVEPGQYYSAIYVEINIPEGTQVFYTKDCTTPTQNSIPYHAGERLEVNNISVLRARAYATGDKRPSDVITGTYLVNKFHTLPIACIVTEPSNLDDPENGMLTIGENINKEKLPFKNSVYRKVKISGQNFECYLEIYDDAGNKLISQGAAFSTMGDFSLDMPQKSFKFRAKSLYGKKTFAAKLFPDREFTEYKGLVLRNSGNDSMFTRLQDGFQSRLMDYCGSTVAHQAWKPYIVYLNGHYWGNMNLRERTDRFMLAQHEGLPLDMADKITLLQGSGSRKYGSNKEYKAMVKKIKAGNPAKNDEDLQYILDNVDVDNLFEYLGFEMFFGNSDIGNTRFYRFDMDGSKWKWVLYDVDYGLYDSGFNSPWSYTKAKGMGQKGIDNTIFLKLLSVPEYKDKYLTIYGKIFQTLTTEVMEMKLDELVALIEPEMKMHWDFWGPQNDKAVIFDAPTTAEGAYRYWESRVNRLRNVIRKRPTRLWEFTQEAFNLTDDQMNHYFGPKPEMPANAI; from the coding sequence ATGGATAAGAATCCGAATACCGAGGGACGCCGTGCGGTTTCCCGTGCCACTAAACTGCGCCGCAGGAAGATCCGGATGAACTTTATTCTCCTGGCCGGTTTTGCTGCGCTGATTGCGATCGTGATCCTGGTTACACCGAAGGAGCCGACCCGTCGCGCGACCTATTCCATCGGAACGGAATCCGGTCTGGTCGGGGACAACACTGGCGAGGTCATCGGTGCGTACGATGGACTGGTGATCAGTGAGATCATGTCCTCCAACAATACCGCTGTGACGGACGAAAACGGCAAATATGCCGACTGGATTGAGATCTGGAACAGTACGGATCATATTATCAACCTGGAAGGCCTGGGCCTGAGCGATCGGGGAGACCGGATCAAATTCCTGTTCCCCAATATCAGCCTGGAAGCTGACGGCCGGGTGGTGGTGTTCTGCGACAACACCAACAAGGCTAATGTCAATCAGGCACTCCACGCCAAATTCAAGCTTTCCAGCGCCATCGAGACGGTATATCTGTACGATCAGAACGCTTACCTGATTGACAGCTGCAAATATCCGATCATGACCAGCGATGAAAGCTATGCGCTGACGGTGAACGGATTTGAAGTGGTTTCCTGGTTCAGCCCCGGTTATGAAAACACCGAGGAAGGCAACCGGATGTACCGGGAGAGCATCTCCGTATCCGACGGCTCCATTGTCATCAACGAGGTGATGGCGGATCCGATCACCGGCCTGCGGGATGATGACGACGAGCTGTGCGACTGGGTCGAACTTTATAACACTACAAACCGTGAGATTTCCCTGGCGGGCCTGGGACTGAGCGACAATGAGGGTAAGCCGCTGAAATGGCGCTTCCCGGATAACGCGACAATCCCGGCCAACGGATACTATATTGTGCTCTGCACCGGCAAGGACCGGATGGACCGTGTGAAGAACGCACCCCATACCAATTTCAAGATCAGCGCGGAACGGGAGACCATTGTCCTGGCGGACAGCCAGGGACATGTGCTGGACCGCATCATGATTGATAACCTGCCGCTGGACTGCAGCTGGGGCCGGAATGAATACGGACAGATGCAGGTGTTCCAGACGCCGACACCGTCCCTGCCGAACAACCGGAGCGGTGAGATCCAGATGGATATCAACCTCCGGGCAATGAACAAAACAGGGGTCTATATCAGCGAAGTGATGGCCAGTAATGACTCCGTGCAGGTGTATCCCAACAGCGCCGCGGGCGACTGGGTGGAGATCTATAACTCCGGCAGGGAGACAGTGGACCTGTCAGGCTGGGGATTAAGCGACCGGCTGGATCACGGAAGAAAGTGGCAGTTTCCGACCGGGACTTCCATCAGCCCGGGAGAATACAAGGTGGTCATGTGCGACAGCGCGAATGATAAAAACACCAATCAGGAGCCGCATGCCGCCTTCAAGGTCGGAAAGCTGAAAATGGAAACCATAACCCTGACAGATCCGACAGGCAGAGTGCTGGACAAGGTAAATCTTCCGGAAATGAGAACGGATGTATCCTACGGCCGCACCCCCGGAATGGCAGGGCTTTTTTATTATGACACGCCAACGCCTTTGCAGCAGAACGGAAACGGATTTACCGGCTATGCCGAAAAGCCTTCCTTTACTGTGGAACCGGGGCAGTATTATTCCGCCATTTACGTGGAAATCAATATTCCGGAAGGCACCCAGGTTTTCTATACGAAGGACTGTACGACGCCGACCCAGAACTCCATCCCTTATCACGCGGGCGAACGGCTGGAGGTCAACAATATTTCCGTGCTGCGGGCCAGGGCTTACGCTACCGGCGACAAACGCCCCAGCGACGTGATCACCGGAACATACCTGGTTAACAAGTTCCACACCCTGCCCATTGCCTGCATTGTGACAGAGCCGAGTAACCTGGATGATCCGGAAAACGGTATGCTGACCATCGGGGAAAACATCAACAAGGAAAAACTCCCGTTCAAGAACTCTGTTTACCGTAAGGTGAAAATCTCCGGACAGAATTTCGAATGCTACCTGGAGATATACGACGACGCCGGAAACAAGCTGATCAGCCAGGGTGCTGCCTTCTCCACGATGGGTGACTTCTCCCTGGATATGCCGCAGAAGAGCTTCAAGTTCCGGGCCAAGAGCCTGTACGGGAAAAAGACTTTCGCGGCCAAACTGTTCCCGGATCGCGAGTTTACGGAATACAAGGGACTTGTCCTGCGTAACAGCGGTAACGACAGTATGTTTACCCGCCTGCAGGACGGCTTCCAGAGCCGGCTGATGGATTACTGTGGTTCCACGGTGGCACACCAGGCCTGGAAACCCTATATTGTTTATCTGAACGGTCATTACTGGGGCAATATGAACCTGCGGGAACGGACGGACCGGTTCATGCTGGCACAGCATGAAGGCCTGCCGCTGGACATGGCGGACAAAATTACCCTGCTGCAGGGCAGCGGATCCAGGAAGTATGGTTCCAACAAGGAATACAAGGCGATGGTCAAGAAGATCAAGGCCGGTAATCCCGCGAAGAACGACGAGGATCTGCAGTACATCCTGGACAATGTGGACGTGGACAACCTGTTCGAATACCTGGGATTCGAAATGTTCTTCGGCAACAGTGATATCGGTAACACCCGGTTCTATCGTTTCGATATGGACGGAAGCAAGTGGAAATGGGTGCTGTACGACGTAGACTACGGTCTGTACGATTCTGGATTCAACAGCCCTTGGAGCTATACCAAGGCCAAGGGTATGGGCCAGAAGGGAATTGACAATACCATTTTCCTGAAGCTGCTGAGTGTTCCGGAGTACAAGGACAAGTACCTGACGATTTACGGAAAAATTTTCCAGACACTGACCACTGAAGTGATGGAAATGAAGCTGGATGAGCTGGTAGCGCTGATTGAGCCCGAGATGAAAATGCACTGGGATTTCTGGGGCCCGCAGAATGATAAGGCTGTTATCTTTGACGCACCGACCACTGCTGAAGGCGCTTACCGATACTGGGAGTCCCGTGTAAACCGTTTGCGGAACGTAATCCGGAAGCGACCCACAAGACTGTGGGAGTTCACACAGGAAGCGTTCAACCTGACGGATGACCAGATGAATCATTATTTCGGACCGAAACCGGAAATGCCGGCCAATGCAATCTGA
- a CDS encoding YbgC/FadM family acyl-CoA thioesterase gives MSKYIHKVHYYETDKMGITHHSNYIRFMEEARMNYLSETGFTMSRLEAEGIASPVVSLTCDYKVPTTYDDEIEIEVKLTQYTGVKISLSYVMRNVRTGNVVAEAASDHCFIDTAGRPVAIKKAIPDLDAVLKEILNG, from the coding sequence ATGAGTAAATATATCCATAAAGTTCATTACTATGAGACAGACAAGATGGGCATCACCCATCATTCCAACTATATCCGCTTTATGGAAGAAGCGAGGATGAACTACCTGTCAGAAACAGGCTTTACCATGTCCCGCCTGGAGGCGGAGGGCATCGCCTCTCCCGTGGTGTCGCTCACCTGTGATTATAAGGTGCCGACGACCTACGATGATGAAATCGAGATTGAGGTGAAGCTGACCCAGTATACCGGGGTGAAGATTTCGCTTTCCTATGTGATGCGGAACGTCCGGACCGGAAATGTGGTGGCGGAAGCAGCGTCTGATCACTGCTTTATCGATACGGCGGGAAGGCCGGTCGCGATTAAGAAGGCGATTCCTGATCTTGATGCTGTGCTGAAAGAGATACTGAACGGATGA
- a CDS encoding DEAD/DEAH box helicase: protein MRLNPLLMEKLAGAEEYAAGRDLEEIGAVKTAEEDKGMIRYTVTDQGLHSVTLTRRLVIHCDCDVFLHKGCCRHAVAVWLYADRRKVPESMMKKQAPDTAAELTDMILREMPAEANVRLEVTLVLPQKAGQELRVGLRTGEKKLYVIKDIRGFLAAADENEVLPLGMDFTYQPEWMRYTDDDMRVLDILRKLCSVQEPGSRAANPAANRLMRLPDPFAKEMLDLDGDTVLRIMDQSGKIVHCKPLRGVQVPVHFTVNLGPRGLQVSGKIPPDLQPVTADCAWVMTGGSLIRTEREQTRLIRLIYENQYEGRSLMEYPLEDTERVIGEVLPYLKIRGAVEIGEELRQRLVRLPLKSEVYLDKDGKSVIASVRFSYGEIALNPFGVEKKKITLDKGEQLLLRDAEGEHRVLDILANAGFRVGRENIRLSGTDAVFDFVGKGVKRLQEVSEVFLSRDFKRIVPRRPILSGSIRMNGDRLELMLTRDGEPVDEILELMEALSRKRRYFRLRTGEFLDLNDLANWQETAAGIYEAAVRDGNELNRDTIVLRAYRAGYLTSMLENSGVKIEMDEQVKALSETLANGSGETEAPEMASGLSLRDYQKRGYEWMAGLDKMHMGGILADEMGLGKTAQIIALMLAAREPGRTSLVVAPTSLTYNWLSEFRKFAPDLSVTVLSGNGTQRAGLIRHITQNSDMDVVITSYPLIRRDITLLKDYPFRFVILDEAQNIKNAGSVAAQAVKQLQADTRFALTGTPMENGVGELWSIFDFVLPGYLPGYNTFLRKYQDGENAEDLLRRIQPFLIRRLKQDVLEELPDKTETTLTARMTQEQEKIYRAALERLRPQINKLLEEKGAGRGRIEVLSAITELREICCHPSLVMSDYRGGSGKEEMLLELMPEMIRNGRRILLFSQFTSMLKLLRTRLEESGFSTLYLDGDTPAGERLTMVDRFNEGEGQIFLISLKAGGSGLNLTGADMVILYDPWWNPAAEEQATDRAHRIGQEKKVTVIRMVTGETIEEQVVELGARKKALFERLITPGETVLSGMSEQEIRALFE, encoded by the coding sequence ATGAGACTGAATCCTTTGCTGATGGAAAAGCTGGCAGGGGCGGAGGAATACGCGGCCGGACGGGACCTGGAAGAAATCGGCGCTGTGAAGACAGCGGAAGAGGACAAGGGAATGATCCGTTATACCGTGACGGACCAGGGACTGCATTCCGTGACGTTGACCCGGCGCCTGGTGATTCACTGCGACTGTGATGTTTTCCTGCATAAGGGATGCTGCAGGCACGCGGTGGCTGTGTGGCTTTACGCGGACCGCCGGAAGGTGCCGGAAAGCATGATGAAGAAGCAGGCTCCGGATACAGCGGCCGAGCTTACGGATATGATCCTGCGGGAGATGCCCGCCGAGGCAAATGTCCGGCTGGAAGTGACCCTTGTGCTTCCCCAGAAAGCGGGGCAGGAACTGCGGGTCGGCCTGCGGACCGGTGAGAAGAAGCTCTACGTGATCAAGGATATCCGCGGATTCCTGGCGGCGGCGGATGAGAATGAGGTCCTGCCGCTGGGCATGGACTTTACCTATCAGCCCGAGTGGATGCGGTACACGGATGATGATATGCGGGTGCTGGACATCCTGCGGAAGCTGTGTTCTGTGCAGGAGCCGGGAAGCCGGGCGGCAAATCCGGCAGCCAACCGGCTGATGCGTCTTCCTGATCCGTTTGCGAAAGAAATGCTGGACCTGGACGGAGATACGGTGCTGCGCATCATGGACCAGAGCGGAAAGATTGTCCACTGCAAGCCGCTGCGGGGCGTCCAGGTGCCGGTACACTTTACGGTGAACCTGGGACCGCGGGGACTGCAGGTGAGCGGAAAAATCCCGCCGGATCTGCAACCGGTAACGGCGGACTGTGCCTGGGTAATGACCGGCGGAAGCCTGATCCGGACGGAACGGGAACAGACCCGGCTGATCCGGCTGATCTATGAAAACCAGTATGAGGGCCGCAGCCTCATGGAATACCCGCTGGAGGATACGGAGCGGGTGATCGGCGAGGTGCTGCCATACCTGAAGATCCGCGGCGCGGTGGAAATCGGGGAGGAACTGCGCCAGCGGCTGGTCCGCCTGCCGCTGAAGAGCGAGGTTTACCTGGATAAGGACGGAAAGAGCGTGATCGCTTCCGTCCGGTTCTCCTACGGGGAGATTGCGCTGAATCCCTTCGGCGTGGAAAAGAAGAAGATTACCCTGGATAAGGGAGAACAGCTGCTGCTCCGGGACGCGGAAGGGGAGCACCGGGTACTGGATATCCTGGCCAATGCCGGTTTCCGGGTCGGGCGGGAGAATATCCGCCTGAGCGGAACGGATGCGGTCTTTGATTTTGTCGGTAAGGGCGTCAAGCGACTGCAGGAAGTCAGCGAGGTTTTCCTCAGCCGTGACTTCAAGCGCATTGTACCCCGGCGGCCGATCCTGTCCGGAAGCATCCGGATGAACGGCGACCGGCTGGAGTTGATGCTGACCCGGGACGGCGAACCGGTGGATGAAATCCTGGAACTGATGGAAGCCCTGAGCCGGAAACGGCGGTATTTCCGTCTCCGAACCGGGGAATTCCTGGACCTGAACGACCTGGCCAACTGGCAGGAGACGGCCGCAGGTATCTACGAGGCCGCAGTACGGGACGGCAACGAGCTGAACCGGGATACGATCGTACTCCGGGCATACCGTGCGGGCTACCTGACCAGCATGCTGGAGAACAGCGGCGTCAAAATTGAAATGGACGAGCAGGTGAAAGCCCTGTCCGAGACGCTGGCGAATGGCAGCGGGGAAACCGAGGCGCCGGAGATGGCTTCGGGCCTGAGCCTGAGGGATTACCAGAAGCGCGGCTATGAATGGATGGCCGGGCTGGATAAGATGCACATGGGCGGTATCCTGGCGGATGAGATGGGCCTGGGCAAAACCGCCCAGATTATCGCGCTGATGCTGGCGGCCCGGGAACCCGGACGGACCAGCCTGGTGGTGGCGCCGACCTCCCTGACCTATAACTGGCTGAGCGAGTTCCGGAAGTTCGCGCCGGATCTGAGCGTGACGGTGCTGAGCGGAAACGGAACGCAGCGGGCAGGCTTGATCCGGCATATTACCCAGAACAGCGATATGGACGTGGTGATCACCAGCTATCCGCTGATCCGGAGGGATATTACCCTGCTGAAGGACTATCCATTCCGCTTTGTGATCCTGGACGAGGCGCAGAACATCAAAAACGCCGGCAGCGTGGCGGCACAGGCAGTGAAACAGCTGCAGGCGGATACCCGTTTTGCCCTGACCGGTACGCCGATGGAAAACGGGGTCGGCGAGCTGTGGAGCATCTTTGACTTTGTGCTGCCCGGTTATCTGCCGGGATACAATACCTTCCTCCGGAAGTACCAGGACGGCGAGAACGCCGAAGACCTGCTTCGGCGGATCCAGCCTTTCCTCATCCGCCGCCTGAAACAGGACGTGCTGGAGGAACTGCCGGACAAGACGGAAACCACCCTGACGGCTCGGATGACGCAGGAACAGGAGAAGATTTACCGGGCAGCCCTGGAACGCCTGCGGCCCCAGATCAACAAACTGCTGGAGGAGAAGGGTGCAGGGCGGGGACGCATCGAGGTGCTGAGTGCTATTACAGAGCTTCGGGAAATCTGCTGCCATCCCTCGCTTGTGATGTCCGATTACCGGGGCGGAAGCGGCAAGGAAGAAATGCTGCTGGAGCTGATGCCGGAGATGATCCGCAATGGCAGGCGCATCCTGCTCTTCAGCCAGTTTACCAGCATGCTGAAGCTGCTGCGGACCCGGCTGGAAGAAAGCGGATTCTCCACCCTTTACCTGGACGGCGATACACCGGCCGGTGAACGGCTGACCATGGTGGATCGATTCAATGAAGGAGAAGGACAGATCTTCCTGATCAGCCTGAAGGCAGGCGGCTCCGGTCTGAACCTGACCGGCGCGGACATGGTCATCCTGTATGATCCCTGGTGGAATCCCGCCGCGGAAGAGCAGGCAACGGACCGGGCACACCGGATCGGCCAGGAAAAGAAGGTTACCGTGATCCGGATGGTGACCGGCGAAACCATTGAAGAGCAGGTGGTGGAACTGGGAGCCCGGAAGAAAGCACTGTTTGAACGGCTGATCACGCCGGGAGAGACGGTGCTGAGCGGAATGAGCGAACAGGAAATCAGGGCGCTGTTTGAGTAA
- a CDS encoding AMP-binding protein, with product MSIYQKFCHEVTDENGMLKEIRLDYPENFNFGYDVVDRIAEETPDKRALVWCNAEGEKHIFSFAEIRRCSNQMANVFRDTGIRQGDRVMLILKRHYEYWFAAIALHKLGAVMIPVTHMLTVSDLVYRLKASPVKAIVCTAQNQVPEKVREALKQSSLDARLWCVQAETEGFENLTAAMQAVPDTMDRVPTKADDPMILYFTSGTTGYPKGVIHSYSYPLAHIVTAKYWQQAEDNGLHFTVAETGWAKASWGKLYGQWLVGSAVMVYDFDNFEPKQLTHIINQYGVTSFCAPPTVYRYLVRKGIPEMPTLKHASTAGEMLAPEVFRRFTERTGLALCEGYGQTETTLLLANFKGTNAVEGSMGVPSPFYHIELRNKQGKPAGVNETGEVVIVPEKPGKQTGVFTAYLDNEKQYRHVWRDGVYHTGDAACMDENGRYWFRGRFDDIIKTGGYRVGPYEVENVLLEHPAVAECSVIGVPDPLRGQAIKAVIVPGREYTPTRELEHEIKEFCNGRLAEYKWIRLIEFAKEMPKTISGKIRKGLQRNQAYTGQI from the coding sequence ATGAGCATATACCAGAAATTCTGCCATGAAGTGACCGATGAAAACGGTATGCTGAAGGAGATCAGGCTGGATTATCCGGAGAACTTTAACTTCGGCTATGACGTGGTTGACCGGATCGCGGAAGAAACTCCGGACAAGCGGGCGCTGGTGTGGTGCAACGCTGAAGGGGAGAAACACATCTTCAGTTTTGCGGAAATCCGGCGCTGCAGCAATCAGATGGCCAATGTATTCCGGGATACGGGTATCAGGCAGGGGGACCGGGTGATGCTGATCCTCAAACGCCACTATGAATACTGGTTTGCGGCCATTGCCCTGCACAAGCTGGGGGCAGTGATGATCCCGGTGACCCATATGCTGACGGTCAGCGATCTGGTATACAGGCTCAAGGCGTCTCCTGTAAAAGCTATTGTCTGTACGGCGCAGAACCAGGTACCGGAGAAGGTGCGGGAAGCCCTGAAACAGTCCTCCCTGGACGCACGGCTCTGGTGCGTGCAGGCGGAGACGGAAGGGTTTGAAAACCTGACAGCGGCCATGCAGGCGGTACCGGACACAATGGACCGGGTTCCGACGAAGGCAGACGATCCGATGATCCTGTACTTCACTTCAGGTACAACGGGATATCCGAAAGGAGTGATTCACAGTTACAGTTATCCGCTGGCCCATATTGTGACAGCGAAATACTGGCAGCAGGCGGAGGATAACGGCCTCCACTTTACCGTGGCGGAAACGGGCTGGGCGAAGGCTTCCTGGGGGAAGCTTTACGGCCAGTGGCTTGTGGGCAGCGCCGTGATGGTCTATGACTTTGACAATTTTGAGCCGAAACAGCTGACTCATATCATCAATCAATACGGGGTGACTTCCTTCTGCGCGCCGCCGACTGTGTACCGCTACCTGGTACGGAAGGGAATTCCTGAAATGCCGACGCTGAAGCATGCCTCCACAGCTGGGGAAATGCTGGCACCGGAGGTATTCCGCAGGTTTACAGAGCGCACGGGGCTGGCACTTTGCGAAGGCTATGGGCAGACGGAAACAACCCTGCTGCTGGCCAATTTCAAAGGAACAAATGCCGTGGAAGGCTCCATGGGTGTGCCGTCGCCCTTCTACCACATTGAACTGCGCAACAAGCAGGGCAAACCCGCGGGGGTGAATGAGACGGGAGAGGTCGTGATTGTGCCGGAGAAGCCGGGAAAACAGACCGGCGTATTTACCGCCTACCTGGATAATGAAAAACAGTACCGCCACGTATGGCGAGACGGAGTCTATCACACCGGGGACGCGGCCTGCATGGATGAAAACGGCCGCTACTGGTTCCGGGGACGTTTTGACGATATCATCAAGACCGGCGGCTACCGGGTAGGCCCCTATGAGGTGGAGAATGTACTGCTGGAGCATCCCGCCGTGGCGGAGTGCAGCGTGATCGGCGTACCGGATCCGCTCCGGGGCCAGGCCATCAAGGCGGTGATTGTTCCCGGCAGGGAATATACGCCTACCCGGGAGCTGGAGCATGAAATCAAGGAGTTCTGCAACGGGCGGCTCGCCGAGTATAAGTGGATCCGCCTGATTGAATTCGCGAAGGAAATGCCGAAAACCATCAGCGGGAAAATCCGTAAGGGGCTCCAGCGGAATCAGGCATATACCGGGCAGATTTGA
- a CDS encoding PAS domain-containing protein translates to MNRLNNTEDILSRQISGFHQYRLNEPVHLTYVSRNLCEMVGYAEDELMDDSRDLYEPLVHPADREKYSGLIREGTKGELTLTGEYRLVKKDGTVICVRDTLTSRRLDDGTYEGNSVLTDISDLKKENSDLQFLNETIPCGFMKYTCEKQPRLTYINQKMIDILRCPAVREGELDYLEMYKGNIFLMVPMEEQRRFSKYLNRVYSADAPIAGEMALLRCDGTRAYVFGWVTKTVNEEGTEEFQSVCMDITARHQMRKDAETRRYMKALTDVYDKIFEFNLDSNTVRCLHCEDGSSFKMFENVPMLIDEALDKWTLGAVEAESREKFRGFFRDFCQKKLYESDTRPPQITYNARSGNGEMKQYTGIFIKVDDSVSYYCCRRIQETGKEHVLQTENDELKQNMKDLVMQFSDGLAAFEVSADGQVKPLYASDNVQEFFGYTEKEWAILTEKFTPLESFVAYSEAAYEDYLELLRAGEAEYTYFDYGTETERKIKAICSPKESGGKTPRYVMLYQVEDTEPDGKKTLPENRTVSIRTFGYFDVFVGDKPIAFRNKKSKELLALLVDRRGGYITSEEAIGFLWEDEPANTVTMSRYRKVALRLKNTLEEYGISDIVESVDGKRRIVMEKVQCDLYQYCSGKEEYANLFKGSYLTNYSWGETTLGELSNKPE, encoded by the coding sequence ATGAACAGATTGAACAATACGGAAGACATACTCAGCCGGCAGATCAGCGGCTTCCATCAGTACCGGCTGAATGAGCCGGTGCATCTGACCTATGTAAGCCGTAATCTCTGTGAGATGGTGGGATACGCAGAGGATGAACTGATGGATGACAGCAGGGATCTGTATGAACCGCTGGTTCATCCGGCGGACCGGGAGAAGTATTCCGGACTGATCCGTGAAGGGACAAAAGGGGAGCTGACCCTGACCGGGGAGTACCGCCTTGTGAAGAAGGACGGCACGGTGATCTGCGTAAGGGATACCTTGACTTCCCGGAGACTGGATGACGGCACGTATGAAGGAAATTCCGTACTGACGGACATCAGCGACCTGAAGAAAGAAAACAGTGATCTGCAGTTCCTGAATGAAACCATTCCCTGCGGATTTATGAAATACACCTGCGAAAAGCAGCCAAGGCTGACCTATATCAACCAGAAAATGATCGATATCCTGCGCTGCCCGGCAGTCCGGGAAGGCGAGCTGGATTATCTTGAAATGTATAAGGGAAATATCTTCCTGATGGTACCGATGGAGGAACAGCGCCGGTTTTCCAAATACCTGAACCGTGTCTATTCGGCGGACGCGCCCATTGCCGGGGAGATGGCCCTGCTCCGCTGCGACGGAACCCGGGCCTATGTCTTCGGCTGGGTCACAAAGACCGTCAATGAGGAAGGAACGGAGGAATTCCAGAGTGTCTGCATGGATATCACCGCCAGGCACCAGATGCGGAAGGACGCCGAAACCAGACGTTATATGAAGGCGCTGACCGACGTCTATGACAAGATTTTTGAATTCAACCTGGATTCCAATACGGTCAGATGCCTGCACTGTGAAGACGGATCCTCCTTCAAAATGTTTGAAAACGTCCCCATGCTGATTGATGAAGCGCTGGACAAGTGGACCCTGGGTGCGGTGGAGGCGGAATCGCGGGAGAAGTTCCGTGGCTTTTTCCGGGATTTCTGCCAGAAAAAGCTGTATGAATCGGATACCAGGCCGCCCCAGATTACCTACAACGCCCGCTCCGGCAACGGGGAGATGAAACAATATACAGGCATCTTTATCAAGGTGGATGATTCGGTCAGCTATTACTGCTGCCGCCGGATCCAGGAGACAGGCAAGGAGCATGTGCTGCAGACGGAAAACGATGAACTGAAGCAGAACATGAAGGACCTGGTCATGCAGTTCTCTGACGGACTGGCCGCTTTTGAGGTTTCGGCGGACGGTCAGGTCAAACCGCTCTATGCCAGCGATAACGTACAGGAGTTCTTTGGATATACGGAAAAAGAATGGGCGATCCTGACCGAAAAGTTCACGCCGCTGGAAAGCTTTGTCGCCTACAGCGAAGCGGCCTATGAGGACTATCTGGAACTGCTCAGGGCCGGTGAGGCGGAATATACCTATTTCGATTACGGCACGGAAACGGAGCGGAAGATCAAGGCTATCTGCTCCCCGAAGGAGTCCGGCGGCAAAACGCCGAGATACGTCATGCTGTATCAGGTGGAGGATACGGAACCGGACGGGAAGAAAACCCTGCCGGAGAACCGCACGGTTTCCATCCGCACCTTCGGTTATTTCGACGTATTTGTGGGAGACAAGCCCATTGCCTTCCGCAACAAGAAATCCAAGGAGCTGCTGGCACTGCTGGTGGACCGCCGGGGAGGCTATATCACCTCGGAGGAAGCAATCGGATTCCTGTGGGAGGATGAACCGGCCAATACGGTGACCATGTCCCGGTACCGCAAGGTGGCCCTTCGCCTGAAGAACACCCTGGAGGAATACGGTATCTCGGATATTGTAGAGTCGGTGGACGGGAAACGCCGGATCGTGATGGAAAAGGTACAGTGCGATCTTTATCAGTACTGCTCAGGCAAAGAGGAATATGCCAACCTGTTCAAGGGAAGCTACCTGACGAATTACAGCTGGGGCGAGACGACCCTCGGCGAACTATCAAACAAACCGGAGTAA
- a CDS encoding DUF4956 domain-containing protein: MFISTAYAAGVKSILKNDASLSDYFLSQFENLTPWKIIIGLVMGCIVGLIIAFVYKRCYRGVLYSPTFAMTLMMLTLITTPVVMCIKSDIALSMGMVGALSIVRFRTAVKDPMDTAYMFWSLTMGILLGAELYVHALAVVLGISVILMAMTFIRFRNPNSYLLVVHYDDYAEQEITQLLRRTVRQRKLRSKTVTRSGAEMTVEVRLDSKQDLVSAVLNIEGVHDATLVACQVEAGT; this comes from the coding sequence ATGTTTATCTCAACTGCCTATGCCGCGGGAGTCAAATCAATCCTGAAGAATGATGCCAGCCTGAGCGATTATTTTCTCAGCCAGTTTGAGAATCTGACGCCCTGGAAGATCATCATCGGACTGGTGATGGGCTGCATCGTCGGCCTGATCATTGCTTTCGTGTATAAACGCTGCTACCGCGGCGTGCTGTACAGCCCGACCTTCGCCATGACGCTGATGATGCTGACGCTGATTACCACGCCTGTGGTTATGTGTATCAAGAGCGATATCGCCCTGAGCATGGGTATGGTGGGCGCCCTCAGTATTGTGCGTTTCCGTACGGCAGTGAAGGATCCCATGGATACGGCCTACATGTTCTGGTCGCTGACAATGGGTATATTGCTGGGAGCGGAACTGTATGTACACGCCCTGGCGGTTGTGCTGGGCATCAGTGTGATCCTGATGGCCATGACATTCATCCGCTTCCGCAATCCGAACTCCTATCTGCTGGTGGTTCACTATGACGACTATGCCGAGCAGGAGATCACCCAGCTGCTGCGCCGGACTGTCCGTCAGCGGAAGCTGCGCAGCAAGACTGTGACCCGCTCCGGTGCGGAAATGACTGTGGAAGTCCGCCTGGACAGCAAGCAGGACCTGGTCAGCGCTGTGCTGAACATCGAAGGTGTGCATGACGCAACCCTGGTGGCTTGCCAGGTGGAAGCAGGCACCTGA